From a single Nostoc edaphicum CCNP1411 genomic region:
- a CDS encoding S8 family serine peptidase translates to MTKKLTWIILGLSASCLSVPVIASALESALGTNGIDALKLHQPPYNLIGRKIAIGQVEIGRPGMFGWDKAVSKNRAISLAAVFLRNGPAKSNSGVDPHAYNVAGVMVSQDKALPGVAPGARLYSSAVGSTKNMGQPEECLSAQHIALQNSGDVRAINFSFGEPLSRDPRPEATLDGNALLTLCVDWSSRVHDVLYAIAGNQGKGGIPIPTDNFNGMNVAFSSRRGGVFNKVDVANLAGANQGVSGRLAGKEFNIDGRRAISLVAPGNNLPLLNPDGKLNKVTGTSFAAPQVTATVAVLQELADRQMRTKQRNWSIDARRHQVMKAVLLNSADKILDSGDGLRLGMTRTLIDKQNQSWLDSDAYKDSKIPLDAQMGAGHLNVSRAYQQFSAGKWQASGAVPAIGWDYRTVDVGASVDYILAKPLKQGSFVAVTLSWDRLVELNDKNKNQQYDVGENFRDRGLNNLDLYLVKSDAPNSDAGAVCSSISQIDSVEHIFCPVAATGNYKIRVQFRQKLNEATQPYSLAWWSVPIN, encoded by the coding sequence ATGACTAAAAAACTAACCTGGATAATTTTGGGATTAAGTGCTTCTTGTTTGAGTGTGCCGGTAATTGCTTCAGCTTTAGAATCTGCACTGGGAACTAACGGCATTGATGCTCTGAAGCTACACCAACCTCCTTATAATTTAATTGGTCGTAAGATTGCTATTGGTCAAGTAGAAATTGGCCGACCGGGAATGTTTGGGTGGGATAAGGCGGTGTCTAAGAATCGTGCTATATCATTAGCGGCGGTATTCTTACGCAATGGGCCAGCTAAGTCTAATAGCGGTGTTGACCCTCACGCCTACAATGTTGCTGGTGTCATGGTGAGTCAAGACAAAGCTTTGCCGGGAGTTGCTCCGGGAGCGCGGCTGTATTCATCGGCGGTGGGTTCCACTAAAAATATGGGTCAACCAGAAGAGTGCTTATCGGCCCAGCACATAGCGCTACAAAATAGTGGTGATGTCCGTGCCATTAACTTTAGCTTTGGTGAACCTCTGAGCCGCGATCCTAGACCGGAGGCTACTTTAGACGGCAATGCTTTACTAACTTTATGTGTTGACTGGTCTAGTCGCGTTCACGATGTTTTGTATGCGATCGCAGGCAACCAAGGTAAGGGCGGTATTCCCATCCCTACAGATAATTTTAACGGAATGAACGTGGCTTTTTCATCCCGCCGAGGGGGAGTTTTTAACAAAGTAGACGTGGCTAATCTGGCGGGTGCTAACCAAGGAGTGAGTGGAAGGCTAGCTGGAAAGGAATTTAATATTGATGGGCGTCGCGCTATCAGTTTAGTTGCTCCTGGAAATAACCTACCTTTGCTCAATCCAGATGGCAAATTGAACAAAGTGACAGGTACGAGTTTTGCAGCGCCTCAAGTTACGGCTACTGTTGCTGTGTTGCAAGAACTTGCTGACCGACAGATGCGGACAAAACAACGCAACTGGAGCATTGATGCTCGGCGTCATCAAGTCATGAAAGCTGTATTACTGAATTCAGCAGACAAAATTTTAGATAGCGGTGATGGCTTGCGCTTGGGAATGACTCGGACACTAATTGATAAACAAAATCAAAGCTGGCTAGATTCTGATGCTTACAAAGATTCAAAGATTCCCTTAGATGCCCAAATGGGAGCAGGTCATTTAAATGTATCTCGCGCTTATCAGCAATTTAGTGCTGGTAAATGGCAAGCATCAGGTGCGGTGCCGGCTATTGGTTGGGATTATCGCACAGTCGATGTTGGCGCTTCTGTGGATTATATATTAGCAAAACCGTTAAAGCAGGGGAGCTTTGTTGCTGTGACCCTGAGTTGGGATCGATTGGTGGAACTCAACGATAAAAATAAAAACCAGCAATATGATGTGGGCGAAAATTTTCGCGATCGCGGTTTGAACAATCTCGATCTTTATCTGGTAAAATCTGATGCTCCAAATTCAGATGCTGGTGCTGTTTGCTCCTCAATCAGCCAAATCGATAGTGTAGAACATATTTTCTGCCCAGTTGCGGCTACTGGCAATTACAAAATCCGCGTCCAGTTTCGTCAAAAGCTCAATGAAGCGACTCAACCCTATAGTTTAGCTTGGTGGAGTGTACCTATCAATTGA
- a CDS encoding serpin family protein — protein sequence MNRQKFSDAKENFLQRRYGVSLGRRYALAAASVVLFSVLGCSQVESNKSALAQSSLPQPENPLQKKTVNTDTKIVESSNKFGFKLFSEVLKNDQGENNVFISPSSVAIALAMTYNGASGSTQQAMAKTLELQGINLPAINSSYAAALKQLLDNSDAKVQLNIANSLWANQDVSFAPDFLKRTQDFYQAKVSNLNFKDAAASSTINNWVKENTNGKINKIVEKIEPNQVLFLINAIYFKGNWSNEFDQAQTAQHPFYITSSRQKQHPMMSQKGDYRYYESEQFQAVSLPYGQDGKVSFYIFLPKENSNLKTFYQNLNVENWEKWMTQFNKQEGFIRLPRFKTDYDVTLNDALKTLGMEEAFSNKANFSGMGKNFAISQVKHKTFVEVNEEGTEAAAATSVGIVATSLRDEPEPFRMIVDRPFFCAIRDNQTGSILFMGSIIEPQ from the coding sequence ATGAATCGGCAGAAGTTTAGTGATGCAAAAGAAAATTTCCTGCAAAGACGTTACGGTGTTAGTCTGGGCAGACGTTATGCTTTGGCAGCTGCAAGTGTTGTTCTATTCAGTGTATTAGGGTGTTCTCAAGTCGAGAGTAATAAAAGTGCCCTTGCCCAATCTAGTTTACCTCAGCCAGAAAATCCATTGCAAAAAAAAACAGTCAATACGGATACAAAAATCGTTGAGTCTAGCAATAAGTTTGGCTTCAAACTGTTTTCAGAAGTTCTGAAAAATGATCAAGGTGAGAATAATGTTTTTATCTCACCTTCGAGTGTCGCGATCGCTCTTGCTATGACCTACAACGGTGCTAGTGGCTCGACTCAACAAGCAATGGCAAAAACTCTGGAATTACAGGGGATAAATCTACCAGCAATCAACTCTTCTTACGCGGCGGCATTAAAGCAGCTTTTAGACAATTCGGATGCGAAAGTGCAACTGAATATCGCTAACTCACTTTGGGCAAATCAAGATGTTAGCTTTGCGCCAGACTTCCTTAAAAGAACCCAGGATTTCTATCAAGCTAAAGTCAGCAATTTAAACTTTAAAGATGCCGCCGCATCTAGTACTATCAATAATTGGGTAAAAGAAAATACTAATGGCAAAATTAATAAAATAGTTGAAAAAATTGAACCAAACCAAGTTTTATTTCTGATTAATGCCATATATTTTAAAGGTAATTGGAGTAACGAGTTTGACCAAGCACAAACTGCTCAACACCCTTTTTACATCACATCTAGCAGGCAAAAACAACACCCAATGATGTCACAGAAGGGTGACTATAGATACTATGAAAGCGAACAATTTCAGGCTGTTAGTTTACCTTACGGTCAAGATGGTAAAGTCAGTTTTTACATTTTCCTACCCAAAGAAAACTCTAACCTCAAAACTTTCTATCAAAACTTGAATGTTGAGAACTGGGAAAAATGGATGACTCAGTTCAACAAACAAGAAGGATTTATTCGCTTACCCCGCTTCAAAACAGATTATGACGTTACACTCAATGATGCCTTGAAAACTTTAGGCATGGAAGAGGCTTTCAGTAACAAAGCCAATTTTTCTGGCATGGGTAAAAATTTTGCCATTAGCCAAGTTAAACATAAAACTTTTGTCGAAGTGAACGAAGAAGGAACCGAAGCGGCTGCGGCTACTTCAGTGGGAATAGTAGCAACATCTTTGAGAGATGAGCCAGAACCATTCCGAATGATTGTTGACCGTCCCTTCTTCTGTGCGATTAGGGATAATCAGACGGGAAGTATTTTGTTTATGGGTTCCATCATCGAGCCGCAGTGA
- a CDS encoding FHA domain-containing protein, whose amino-acid sequence MPANRCPNPSCEYFNRALPNNAKVCPWCSTPVGNVVAPTPQPPIQPQPSQQPPSQQPPVQYQRPATDQPYQAPQQAPVDYSTVYQPRVSYPPTPPVYTPPPQRAPVLKLIHSTGREFNLVGEGGYIGRRSQSPGIAPPEIDLTGIPSEGIVSRRHARVDWDWSQNSYMIVDMSTNGIYLNNTSLTPGMQYRLLNGDSLRFGQDNLVNFTVYIV is encoded by the coding sequence ATGCCTGCAAATCGGTGCCCTAATCCCAGTTGCGAATATTTTAACCGTGCCCTGCCTAACAATGCTAAGGTTTGTCCCTGGTGTTCCACTCCCGTGGGTAATGTAGTTGCTCCAACACCACAACCACCTATTCAACCACAGCCTAGTCAACAACCACCCAGTCAACAACCGCCAGTTCAGTATCAACGACCAGCAACAGACCAACCTTATCAGGCTCCCCAACAAGCTCCCGTTGATTATTCAACAGTTTATCAGCCACGGGTTTCTTATCCACCAACACCGCCTGTTTATACTCCCCCGCCTCAAAGAGCGCCAGTCTTAAAGCTGATTCATAGCACTGGAAGAGAATTTAACCTTGTTGGGGAAGGAGGCTATATTGGTCGCCGCAGTCAGAGTCCAGGAATAGCGCCGCCAGAAATTGACTTAACCGGCATTCCCAGTGAAGGAATAGTCTCTCGTCGTCATGCGCGAGTCGATTGGGACTGGTCGCAAAATTCATACATGATTGTTGATATGAGTACAAATGGTATTTATTTAAACAACACCTCTCTAACTCCTGGTATGCAATATCGCCTACTTAACGGTGACTCACTGCGATTTGGTCAGGATAACCTAGTCAACTTCACCGTATATATTGTGTAG
- a CDS encoding response regulator transcription factor translates to MANDSKKLSVLLVDDEERFRQGLRTLLNFYSINSALPVEVMGDADSVEQVLKFTTQKCPDLILLDMQLKGCDGITVLARLKETAYTGKVLVLSAHQEDDWIFRAMQGGAAGYVFKNRLATQLCEAIDTVTRSEIYLPSEVASRFFRFFQAYSDSCVKACHEVHLTEREQEVLYWLTQGASNEEIAKHLYVTVATVKAHLTSIFEKLKVTSRTQAIVTALKLGLVHA, encoded by the coding sequence ATGGCTAATGATAGCAAGAAACTTTCGGTTTTGCTGGTAGATGACGAAGAACGCTTTCGTCAGGGGTTACGTACTCTTCTGAATTTTTATAGTATTAATTCTGCATTACCTGTAGAAGTTATGGGTGATGCGGATTCTGTAGAGCAGGTTTTAAAGTTTACAACGCAGAAGTGTCCAGATTTAATTTTGCTGGATATGCAATTAAAAGGATGTGATGGGATTACAGTTTTAGCACGGCTTAAGGAAACTGCTTATACTGGCAAAGTTTTAGTATTATCGGCTCATCAAGAAGACGACTGGATTTTTAGAGCAATGCAAGGGGGAGCCGCAGGTTATGTGTTTAAAAATCGTTTAGCAACCCAATTGTGTGAGGCTATTGACACTGTTACAAGGTCAGAAATTTACCTACCTTCAGAAGTTGCTAGTCGATTTTTCCGGTTTTTTCAGGCTTATTCAGATTCTTGTGTAAAAGCATGTCATGAAGTGCATTTAACCGAAAGAGAGCAAGAAGTTTTATACTGGTTAACTCAAGGTGCTTCTAATGAAGAAATCGCTAAACATTTATATGTAACAGTTGCTACTGTTAAGGCGCATCTCACCAGTATTTTTGAAAAATTGAAGGTTACTAGCCGGACTCAAGCGATTGTGACAGCCCTCAAGTTAGGATTAGTTCACGCTTGA
- a CDS encoding LCP family protein, with product MTIQRSSAEENQSGKASKSNKKIPQNSKSGRWLWFWVGMSGIAMVSATAGALLAVSLTSTPLQQAELSPQDEAVFDSDRISGGVMRFSELTRPVNLLVMGMSVLPPDVQNPPEETKNLRYLPQVNSFDGLADVMLLVKFDPETKKIVMLSIPRDTRTRIEGYGVKKINSANIEGGPALTAKTVSNLLGGAGIDRYVRINVLGVGKLIDALGGVTVYVPKDMKYQDDSQHLYINLKAGKQHLNGDQVLQLLRFRHDELGDIGRIQRQQMVMRALMDQTLNPATVAQLPKVLDVVKDHIDTNLTVEELVALLGFGVRTNRSNMQMLMLPGRFSEKNEYDASYWLPNKDGIAKLMVQHFGLESDQEQEMANPRYLRVAIQDSTGGDRSNLQPLISALEKSGYRNVYIAKAWGEPLEVTHIVAQQGDGDSAESIRNTLGFGEVRVESTGNLGSDISIQVGQDWLQQKSIFEDLLSK from the coding sequence GTGACCATTCAAAGAAGTTCGGCAGAAGAAAACCAGTCGGGAAAAGCCTCAAAGTCCAATAAAAAAATTCCCCAGAACTCCAAATCAGGACGTTGGCTGTGGTTTTGGGTAGGTATGAGTGGTATTGCAATGGTGTCCGCAACTGCGGGGGCGCTTTTGGCGGTGTCTTTGACCAGTACACCTTTGCAACAAGCCGAGCTAAGTCCACAGGATGAGGCTGTGTTTGATAGCGATCGCATCTCTGGAGGTGTGATGCGATTTTCAGAATTAACTCGCCCAGTCAATCTCTTAGTCATGGGGATGAGCGTACTTCCTCCAGATGTCCAAAACCCTCCTGAAGAAACCAAAAACCTGAGATATCTGCCCCAAGTAAACTCCTTTGATGGTCTTGCGGATGTGATGCTCTTGGTCAAATTTGATCCAGAGACGAAAAAAATAGTTATGCTCTCCATTCCCAGAGATACCCGTACACGAATAGAAGGGTATGGAGTGAAAAAAATTAATTCTGCCAATATTGAAGGTGGCCCAGCTTTAACTGCTAAAACCGTCAGTAATCTCTTAGGTGGGGCGGGAATTGATCGCTATGTCCGAATTAACGTTCTGGGAGTTGGTAAGCTGATTGATGCTTTGGGTGGTGTAACAGTTTACGTCCCCAAAGATATGAAATATCAAGATGATTCTCAGCATTTGTACATCAATTTGAAGGCGGGTAAGCAGCATCTCAACGGCGATCAGGTACTACAATTGCTGCGGTTTCGTCATGATGAACTTGGTGATATTGGTCGGATTCAGCGGCAACAAATGGTCATGCGTGCTTTGATGGATCAAACACTCAACCCAGCTACGGTTGCTCAATTACCTAAAGTTCTTGATGTAGTGAAAGACCACATTGATACAAACTTGACTGTTGAAGAGTTAGTGGCACTATTGGGTTTTGGAGTACGGACAAATCGCTCTAATATGCAGATGTTAATGCTGCCAGGTCGCTTTAGCGAGAAGAATGAGTATGATGCTAGCTATTGGTTGCCTAACAAAGATGGAATTGCCAAACTCATGGTTCAGCACTTTGGTTTGGAATCAGACCAGGAACAGGAGATGGCTAATCCACGCTATTTGCGTGTAGCAATTCAAGATAGCACAGGTGGCGATCGCTCTAACCTCCAACCGTTAATTAGCGCCTTGGAAAAATCTGGATATCGCAACGTCTATATAGCCAAAGCATGGGGTGAACCTCTAGAGGTAACTCACATTGTCGCCCAACAAGGAGATGGTGACAGTGCCGAATCAATTCGCAACACTTTGGGATTTGGAGAAGTGCGTGTGGAAAGTACGGGCAACCTCGGCTCGGATATAAGTATCCAAGTAGGTCAAGATTGGTTGCAACAAAAATCTATTTTCGAGGATTTGCTGAGTAAGTAA
- a CDS encoding substrate-binding domain-containing protein — translation MPSFESLYQEYPCSYNSPLSCDRPFQTAQQIKGAKFCLECGFPATLPQEAEIKGNQGTYQIASFISVRGLGRLYSGIQLKDKQPVIIKEYLLPNRCFNENETQKRKETFKRVGGISLADSRIQNFRLVETKEAIADEKGERCYLITQGIESSQTLAKYLIEKGAMTSSDVREVLNQGLQTLQFLHTQKLRFPSNQTQLGITHGNISLDSTLIKVENNQKFSIYFCDLAIWENLFIPPIIPQPAPARPEQDLESLGLLAFYLWTGRTTNFLSTQPLDPRDNQQWPDTDSHLKQFIYRLIGLETPFDNAETARQALLQLPKEDHGKGSSSLRSPASKETAKRFPMPLILLVIMALLLLGGGIWYWFLGRKTDSPNQYILWSRLVRNFSEVPNVPSGQFTYTGEKESTWSYVLTQPVDNNRLGDLLTRPKPDATATFKYESVLSANISNPIKSIEEIQTNKKDFAITSLVENITDKLAKKQVAYDGLIVFVAFNKRDSNLANALGGQINLEQLRQIYTGKITNWQQINPKLPNLPVKPFAPNEPEAISKFQEIVLKNAPQDEALFAANVTKLDTTKTQNQIRSETLEGRTTGIISFGIISKTWKQCTGYPLAIADGRKSAIQPLFQKRDRRSINPSDDLCQHDDYYVDVTTFQSYPLGYPIFVVYPKDSNRLPGGSTFAQMLTTRQGQCLLSKVGLVALQPMPDDINSYACKSVP, via the coding sequence ATGCCTTCATTTGAATCTTTATATCAAGAATACCCCTGCTCGTATAATTCTCCCTTAAGTTGCGATCGCCCTTTCCAAACGGCGCAGCAAATCAAGGGCGCTAAGTTTTGCTTGGAATGTGGTTTTCCAGCAACTTTACCACAGGAGGCTGAGATTAAAGGAAATCAGGGGACTTATCAAATAGCTAGTTTTATTAGTGTTCGGGGTTTAGGCCGCTTATATTCAGGTATCCAACTCAAGGACAAACAGCCTGTAATCATCAAAGAATACCTGCTACCCAATCGTTGTTTTAATGAAAACGAGACTCAAAAGCGCAAAGAGACTTTCAAACGGGTGGGTGGGATAAGTTTAGCCGATAGTCGAATTCAAAACTTCCGTCTTGTGGAAACAAAAGAAGCGATCGCAGATGAAAAAGGAGAACGCTGTTATCTAATTACTCAAGGAATAGAGTCATCCCAAACTTTAGCTAAGTATCTCATAGAAAAAGGAGCAATGACATCTTCTGATGTTCGTGAGGTACTAAATCAAGGTTTGCAAACTCTCCAGTTTCTCCACACCCAAAAGCTGCGTTTTCCCTCAAATCAAACACAACTCGGTATAACTCACGGCAACATCAGTTTAGATAGTACCTTAATTAAAGTAGAAAATAATCAAAAGTTTTCCATATACTTTTGTGATTTAGCTATCTGGGAAAACTTATTTATTCCACCCATTATTCCTCAACCCGCTCCCGCTAGACCTGAGCAAGATTTAGAATCATTAGGATTACTAGCCTTTTATTTATGGACAGGACGGACAACTAATTTTTTATCAACCCAGCCTCTCGATCCTAGAGATAATCAACAATGGCCAGATACCGATAGCCATTTAAAGCAGTTTATTTATCGACTAATTGGTTTAGAAACTCCTTTCGATAACGCAGAAACGGCTCGTCAAGCACTGCTACAACTTCCCAAAGAAGATCATGGCAAAGGTTCAAGTTCACTACGTTCGCCAGCTTCTAAAGAAACAGCAAAGCGTTTCCCAATGCCCTTAATATTGCTAGTAATTATGGCGTTATTACTACTCGGTGGGGGAATTTGGTATTGGTTTTTGGGCAGGAAAACTGATAGTCCTAATCAATATATACTATGGTCTAGACTTGTGCGAAATTTCTCAGAGGTTCCCAACGTTCCTTCTGGGCAATTTACTTACACAGGAGAAAAAGAAAGTACGTGGAGTTATGTTTTAACGCAACCAGTAGATAACAATCGTTTAGGAGATTTATTGACCAGACCAAAGCCAGATGCAACAGCAACATTTAAGTATGAATCTGTTTTGTCAGCAAATATAAGTAATCCAATTAAAAGTATTGAAGAAATCCAAACAAACAAAAAAGATTTTGCAATCACTAGTTTAGTAGAAAATATCACAGATAAACTTGCTAAAAAACAAGTTGCTTATGATGGATTAATTGTTTTTGTAGCATTTAATAAAAGAGACTCAAATCTTGCTAATGCTCTGGGGGGACAAATCAATCTTGAGCAATTGCGTCAAATTTACACAGGCAAAATCACTAATTGGCAGCAGATTAATCCCAAACTTCCAAATCTACCGGTGAAACCTTTTGCCCCAAATGAACCAGAAGCAATCAGTAAATTTCAGGAAATAGTTCTCAAAAATGCTCCTCAAGACGAAGCTTTATTTGCAGCGAATGTTACTAAACTTGATACAACAAAAACCCAAAACCAGATCCGCAGTGAAACTTTAGAGGGGCGAACCACCGGTATTATCAGTTTCGGCATTATCAGTAAAACTTGGAAACAGTGTACTGGTTATCCGCTAGCGATCGCAGATGGTAGAAAGTCAGCTATTCAACCTCTATTTCAAAAACGCGATCGCCGCTCAATTAATCCCTCAGATGACTTATGTCAGCATGATGATTATTATGTTGATGTCACAACTTTCCAAAGCTACCCTCTGGGATACCCTATTTTTGTAGTGTACCCTAAAGACAGCAACCGCCTGCCTGGTGGTTCTACATTTGCCCAGATGCTAACTACTCGTCAGGGTCAGTGTTTACTTAGTAAAGTAGGTCTTGTAGCTTTACAACCTATGCCTGATGATATAAACTCCTATGCCTGCAAATCGGTGCCCTAA
- a CDS encoding AI-2E family transporter, with the protein MQTRKLLDWWQTFTPIARIGAIALFVPLLVLNGWALSVFFNYFHSLIVILVGASVLAFLLNYPVSWMEHHGARREQVAILVFLLALSILLALGVTLFPLALTQAQQLVARLPELIDSGRSQLMILNEKAETFGLPINLDALVVQINDRVKGQLQAIAGQVLNLAVLTVTSLLDILLTMVLTFYLLQHGGELWQSLVEWLPNKFRDPFSQTVRLSFQNFFITQLILSTCMASALIPTFLWLKVPFGLLFGLTIGLMALVPFGGSVGIALTTLLVALQDFSMGVRVLIAAVIIQQILENLIAPRILGSFTGLNPVWILISVLTGARIGGLLGVIVAVPTAVVIKTALSALRLGSETNDTATAASLTANESPKADGKNTLSISEATLP; encoded by the coding sequence ATGCAGACACGCAAGCTACTCGACTGGTGGCAAACATTCACTCCCATAGCGCGAATCGGGGCGATCGCGCTATTCGTTCCGCTGCTAGTTCTCAATGGTTGGGCACTTTCGGTATTTTTTAATTATTTTCATTCTCTCATAGTGATTTTAGTTGGAGCCTCAGTGCTAGCATTTCTGCTCAACTACCCCGTGAGTTGGATGGAGCATCATGGTGCAAGGCGAGAGCAAGTCGCTATCCTAGTATTTCTCTTGGCTTTATCGATTTTATTGGCGTTGGGTGTGACACTTTTTCCTCTGGCCCTTACCCAAGCTCAACAACTGGTGGCTCGTTTGCCAGAGTTAATTGACTCTGGACGCTCTCAGTTAATGATATTAAACGAAAAAGCTGAGACTTTTGGCTTACCGATTAACCTTGATGCTTTGGTTGTGCAAATCAACGATCGCGTCAAAGGACAATTGCAAGCGATCGCTGGACAAGTTTTAAATCTGGCTGTACTCACAGTTACTAGTCTGCTAGATATTCTCTTAACGATGGTTCTGACCTTCTATCTTTTACAACATGGCGGTGAACTTTGGCAAAGCTTAGTCGAATGGCTACCGAATAAATTTCGCGATCCTTTCTCTCAAACAGTCCGCCTCAGCTTCCAAAATTTCTTCATCACCCAGTTGATTTTATCTACCTGTATGGCCTCAGCCCTAATTCCTACCTTTTTGTGGCTGAAAGTGCCATTTGGGCTGCTATTCGGACTAACCATTGGACTCATGGCTCTTGTCCCCTTTGGCGGTTCTGTGGGCATCGCTCTGACTACACTATTGGTAGCGTTACAAGATTTCTCAATGGGTGTGAGAGTGTTGATAGCAGCAGTAATCATACAGCAAATTCTTGAAAACTTAATCGCCCCCCGAATTTTAGGCAGCTTTACAGGTTTAAATCCAGTTTGGATTTTAATTTCGGTCTTGACAGGGGCAAGAATTGGTGGACTGTTGGGTGTAATTGTGGCAGTACCCACCGCTGTAGTCATTAAGACTGCTTTAAGCGCCTTGCGTCTTGGTAGCGAGACAAACGACACCGCTACAGCTGCATCCCTTACCGCAAATGAATCCCCGAAAGCTGACGGTAAAAACACTCTAAGCATTTCTGAAGCGACATTACCCTAA
- a CDS encoding anthranilate phosphoribosyltransferase family protein, whose translation MSNIFREFLQKVGSGSHTSENLTRIEAATATKMMLLGEATPAQIGAFLIAHRIKRPTGEELAGMLDAYDELGPKLQPIASARPAIALGIPYDGRTRTAPISPVTALLLAAVGQPVIMHGGDRLPTKYGLPLIDIWQGLGVDWTTLPLAKTQQVFEQTGIGFIYLPQHFPLTTSIWEYRDQLGKRPPLATMELIWCPYAGDAHVIAGFVHPPTEGMFKIALGLRGVTKFTLVKGLEGSCDLPRDRTAIISLSSSVASQEVERLHLVPRDYGFTTKNVPLGTTEELVADIKEVLAGKPGELMQTALWNGGFYLWRSGICPDMPEGLAKAEELLTNGVVAAKLQELSQSVN comes from the coding sequence ATGAGCAATATATTTCGGGAATTTCTGCAAAAAGTAGGTAGTGGAAGTCACACGAGCGAGAATTTAACTCGTATAGAAGCAGCCACCGCTACTAAAATGATGCTGTTGGGTGAAGCGACACCAGCCCAAATCGGCGCGTTTTTGATTGCTCATCGAATCAAGCGTCCCACGGGGGAAGAGTTAGCCGGAATGTTGGATGCCTATGATGAACTGGGGCCAAAACTGCAACCAATAGCCTCTGCTCGACCAGCGATCGCACTTGGCATCCCTTATGATGGCAGAACACGCACAGCACCAATTAGTCCGGTAACAGCTTTATTACTCGCCGCAGTGGGACAACCAGTGATAATGCATGGTGGCGATCGCTTACCAACCAAGTACGGTTTACCCTTAATAGATATTTGGCAGGGTTTAGGAGTCGATTGGACTACCCTACCACTGGCAAAAACTCAGCAAGTATTTGAGCAAACGGGAATTGGCTTTATTTATCTACCTCAGCATTTTCCCTTAACTACAAGTATTTGGGAGTACCGCGACCAACTTGGCAAACGTCCGCCCTTGGCGACAATGGAGTTAATTTGGTGTCCTTATGCCGGCGATGCTCATGTAATTGCTGGGTTTGTCCATCCGCCAACAGAAGGAATGTTTAAGATCGCTCTGGGGTTGCGGGGAGTAACAAAATTTACATTAGTGAAAGGATTGGAAGGTAGTTGCGACTTACCGCGCGATCGCACTGCAATTATCAGCTTATCTTCATCTGTAGCATCCCAAGAGGTAGAACGATTGCACCTCGTACCGCGCGATTACGGCTTTACTACCAAGAACGTACCCCTTGGAACTACTGAAGAATTAGTGGCAGATATTAAGGAAGTTTTAGCAGGTAAACCAGGTGAACTAATGCAAACAGCCTTATGGAATGGCGGATTTTATCTATGGCGGAGTGGTATTTGTCCAGATATGCCAGAGGGTTTAGCTAAAGCAGAAGAATTATTAACCAATGGTGTGGTAGCAGCTAAACTCCAAGAACTCAGCCAGTCAGTAAATTAG